The following coding sequences are from one Plasmodium coatneyi strain Hackeri chromosome 11, complete sequence window:
- a CDS encoding Endonuclease III-like protein, which yields MKLVGNTKKALVVNLCFLSMERTSKYFPKERGKKISITYEDEPNGSTIRRVGGVEYRLTAKVEVTKGETSPHFVKGEYPNVEEKLIPVGGNIRNGRKERLGRRTSQDGKRGTKRVPVKKNDLRKVDSELRRKLVKVMGGSAAGDGFGSNDRDEDPAAPQGEEKLAHFLRTYEKISKMREHIVAPVDKYGCHMLSDKKESEKVYRFQTLVSCMLSTRTRDECTAMAMERLKAHGLTVHNMLKTSEEKLEKLIKTVGFYKIKAKQIIQISQILRDKYDYDIPHTLEELLKLPGIGQKVAHLILQTALNTHEGIAVDIHVHRISNRLNWVCTKNESVTQSKLESYVPKALWSELNKTLVGFGQVVCKAKSPHCTMCAVTDCCKYYQDTRGGKPPPGVK from the coding sequence ATGAAGCTTGTTGGGAATACAAAGAAGGCCCTCGTGGTAAACCTCTGCTTCCTAAGTATGGAGCGAACGTCTAAGTACTTCCCCAaggagagggggaagaagataTCGATAACGTACGAAGATGAGCCGAATGGAAGTACCATCAGACGAGTGGGGGGAGTAGAGTATCGCTTGACAGCAAAGGTGGAAGTGACTAAGGGGGAGACAAGTCCACATTTTGTAAAGGGAGAATATCCCAACGTGGAAGAGAAGCTCATCCCTGTAGGGGGAAACATTCGAAATGGTAGAAAAGAACGACTGGGTAGGCGTACCAGCCAGGATGGCAAGCGCGGCACCAAACGGGTGCctgtaaaaaagaatgatTTGAGGAAGGTTGATAGTGAGCTTAGGAGGAAGCTTGTTAAGGTGATGGGGGGGTCGGCTGCTGGTGATGGGTTCGGTTCTAACGATCGTGATGAAGACCCTGCTGCCCCCCAGGGGGAGGAGAAGCTAGCACACTTCCTCCGGACATATGAGAAGATTAGCAAAATGCGCGAGCACATCGTGGCGCCGGTGGACAAGTACGGTTGCCACATGCTGAGcgacaaaaaggaaagtgaaaaggTCTATCGCTTCCAAACTCTGGTCTCGTGCATGCTGTCCACAAGGACGAGAGACGAGTGCACCGCCATGGCTATGGAACGACTAAAAGCACACGGACTAACCGTACACAACATGCTAAAGACGTCTGAAGAGAAAttagaaaaattaataaaaaccGTAGGTTTCTACAAGATAAAAGCTAAACAGATCATTCAGATTAGCCAAATATTGAGAGACAAATATGACTAcgacattccacacacactgGAGGAGTTACTAAAATTGCCTGGCATAGGACAGAAGGTGGCTCACCTTATTTTACAGACTGCACTGAATACACATGAAGGGATAGCTGTGGACATACACGTGCATAGGATTTCTAACCGTTTGAATTGGGTATGTACAAAAAACGAGTCAGTTACGCAATCCAAGTTGGAAAGTTATGTCCCCAAAGCTCTGTGGTCTGAGTTAAATAAAACCCTCGTTGGATTTGGACAGGTTGTGTGCAAGGCGAAAAGTCCGCATTGCACCATGTGCGCAGTGACGGACTGTTGTAAGTACTACCAGGACACCCGAGGGGGGAAACCGCCCCCCGGTGTGAAGTGA